Genomic segment of Triticum aestivum cultivar Chinese Spring chromosome 6A, IWGSC CS RefSeq v2.1, whole genome shotgun sequence:
GTGAACATCGCTGGCAAGGAGCCCGCTGATGAAGCACGCTCGAGGATATATGTAGAGTGATCGAAACCAAGATTGAGCTCAACTGAAGCAGCCGATGGAGGCTACCAGGCGCCACGGCGACAAAGGCATCGGCCACGTAACATGGGACAAGAGCTTTGGCAGGTTAGTCGCTAAGGAGAAAATTACCTTATTTGGTGATAGAGGTGCTTACCATTATTAATTATTGCCCCtactttttttgcggggaaaatacTTGTATTGCTCAATTATTGCCCCTGCATTTTTTGCGGGGAAAATATTTGTATTACTCAATTATTGCCCCTGCTTATCTAGCTAGTATCCTTTTTCTCCACCTTATGCGCAAATCAGAGAATAATATTGTATCTTTTGAAAGAACTCTTACAAATGAAACTTATGGTGTGACGTGGAGGATCACAAAGAGTGCCAAGTGACATTTGGGTCAAATTGTTCAAGAGTACCGCGGTGAACGCCAGACGGCGAAGGGATGGTTGGGGTAGCAACATGGCGGTGGGTGTCGGACAAGACAGGCTAGTGCCGCGCTGGATCGGCGGGTCGGAGGAAGAGGAAGGCGCTGGATCGGGCTGGATGCAGGAGACGGAGGCGCAACCATTAGATTTAGAGCCGATGGTCCCCgtttcaaaagaaaaaagatttaGAGCCGATGATCCGCAAAATCAATTTACTCAGGCaacttagagggtgtttgtttttaAGGACTTATTgatttagggacttaaaaaagtatctataagtcccatctaaaccaaacaggaggaacTTATAaagacttaaagtgggcatttgagccttataaaataagactctcaagaaaggacttatagggacttatataTTGTAATATAATCTTTTAGTCCATGTTAAATTCGAGGAACCAAACACATAGAGACTTTTTATGAACTTATGACTTATGAGTTGGGATTAAAAAAAATCTTAAAACTTACGAACCAAATATGACCTTGTTAATGCAGCCGATGAACGAAGTTGAGGGAACGGTCTAGAAAAAGAAAGATGCCGGCAGAAATGACTTCCAAGCTTACAAGCGCGCACCATCTTGCACGGACGACGCCGGGCCGTGCCCACGTACGTGTGCGTCTATATATCCCCATGCGGTGTGTGCGTCTATCCTCGCCATGTGGCTCGGTCGGCCGGTGACACCACGTGTACGGTCAACGATCACTTAACCCCATGCAAACAGCATGCATGCCGGATCCCTCGGATACTGGACACACCTCATGCATGCTCCCTCGAAAAAAAAATTGCAGAAaaaaaataacaattcatgcatgCACAGCTCATTTGCATGCATACTAGTCTCACTCGGtatatttgttttgttttgaataaGTTTTTTACAAAAttacaaacttcataaagtttaAACTATGATAATGAAACAAGTAATATGTGAAGTATTTTGCAATGGAGTGTTCCATATATTCCGTTGAGCACTTGTATATGTTGCTTGTCTACAATTGATTTACTCACTATGTTTATATAATCATCATGCCCCGGCCCCCGGGACTTGCTCACGTGCAAGCCAGCTGGCCATCTATTTGGTGTGTTGGtgcagcggcgcgaggaggagctGGACGCCGTCGGACGGCCGGAGCGAGAGCATGACACGCGGCGCGTGCCGGTACTCAGGCGCCACGGCCAGCTCGAACCGCCGCAGCACCATGGCCACCACCACCCGGTACTCCATCCCCGTCAGGTTCCTTCCCACGCAGATCCGGCCGCCGAACCCGAACGGCAGGTACCCCATGCGGTGCCGGCAACCGCCCTGCGCGCCCGCCGCGAACCGCTCCGGCCGGAACTCGTTCGCGTCGGGGCCCCACAGCGCCTCGTCGTGGTGCATGGCCACCACGTCCACCCACATGTTGGTGCCCCGCGGGATGGTCGTGCCGGCGCCGTCGACGGCGACGTCCTGCAGGGCCTGCCGCTGCACGTTGGGGGACGGCGGGTAGAGGCGGAGCACCTCGCTGAGGACCCACCCCATCTTGGTGAGCTTGGAGAGCGCGGCGGCATCGAGGGGGCCGTCGGCGGTGACCTCGCGGAGCTCGTCCCGGAGCGCGCGCTGCCACTCCGGGTGCGCCGCGAGCATGAGCAGCGTCCATGACACGGCCAGCGCCGTCGTCTCGTGCCCGCCGAAGAAGAAGGTCTTGCACTCGTCCACCAGCTCTCGGCTCGTCATCAGCCTCTTCTTCCCTGCTTCCCCCGCCTCGTCGTTCCCGGCCAGCAGCAGCGAGAGCAGGTCCGTGTTCTTCTTCTCCTGACCGCCGGCATCGTGTTGGCGGCCGCGGCGAGAGTCGATGATGTCGAGCAGCAGCGCGTCGATCTCGCGGCCGAGCTTCCACGCGTCGTAGGTCTTGCGGAGGTGGAGCAGCCTGGCCAGCGGCACGCCGACGAGGCGGTTGGAGCGGAACAGCATCGTCTGCATGGCCTGCAGCTTCTCGAACACCTTCGCACCGCCCTCGTCGCCGATGCCGAAGCTGGCTCTGGCGATGATCTCCGCCGCGTTCCTCACCACGCCCCGCTCCACATCTACGACTGCCCCCGCGCTCCggccagccgccgccaccgcctggcTCCAGTCCCCCAGCATCTTCGCCGTCGTCTCCTCCATGATGCCGATCATGTCCTGCAGTTCACACATATGTAAAGtcagtgcgtgcgtgcgtgcgtgcgtgcatgcatgcatgaccagAGTATCACAGATCGCTACACGTGTAAGTATAACAAGTACGTACGTTGAGGTTGGTGGCGGAGAAGGCGGGCGCGATGATGTGGCGGTGGCGGGCCCAGTCGTCGCCCTCGGCCATGACGAGCCCGCGGCCGAACATGGGCATGCGGTCGCGGCGGAACACGTCGGGCTTGCCCCAGAGCCGGCCCATGGCGCCGGCGGTGGCGGACTTGAGGAACTCCGGGTCGGCCACGTACAGGAACGGCTCCGCGCCCAGCCAGTACACGAACACCTTGCCGAACGCTGCGCGCCACCGCGCGAAGTAGGGGAAGACGGCGCCGTGGATGTCGCTGGTCACCCCCGCCCCCGCCGGTAACGTGCCGTTGCTCTCAGCCAGCGAGGCCGCGATCTCGGGGAGGTTGCCGAGCGGGAACTTCGGCGCCGGGCCGCCGAAGCCGACCGAGCGGAGGCGGCGTCGCGTGGCCGACGGCGACAGCCACGCCGCGTGGAGGAAGTAGACGAAGGTGGCGAGGGCCAGCGTGGCCGTGGCCAGCACGGCGCCGTGCAGAGCCGCCGCGAGCTCCATTgacgctagctagctagctgccacgTGCTGCGTACTAGTGCACTGTTCGATCGAGAAATTAAGCTGGCGATGAAGATGATGGATAGGATTCAGTGAAGCGAAGAATGTCGCTGCGTCGGTGTGATGAGAGATGGTTCGATGGTGTGATGTAGGTGGGTTTATATAGAGGAGATGGGGAGGAGATGAGCCATGGACGGAGGCGTGAAGGGGGAGTAGGTGGGTTTGACCGGTCACCGATCGATCCCTCCCGGCGAGGAATGGTCGGAGGCTGGCAGCGGCCGGGCACGCAGCAGCAGTGGTGTACGCGGCTTGGCTCCCCGAGTGGAAGCATCGGGTGCTCGTCCCATTCTTCTCCTCCCCCGTCTCGTTTTCACTTGCGTACGGAGCTTCAAATTTCTCGGTCAAACGCGGGCCGCAATGATCATGATCTGCGAGCTCCGGCGAACGATTTTTCAGACCGGTCAGGGAATATTTCAGATTGATTGATCGCGAGCTTTCTCTGCTACCTTAATTACAATGCCACTGATTACATGTTTAAGTCCAGATTCTCATTAAGGAAGAAAGAAAAGAGTCCAGATTCTCATTCCCGCGTCAGCCATGCATGCATATTTCCAGATCCTTTTGTGGAAATACCAACGTACGTGCTCAAAGATTTATACTCACCGCGGGCGCTTTCGGTTACAAATAGAGTATATGCCCTTGCTTATGCCGTGCGTATCCTGGGTATGAGCATCATGAAGCTTCCTTGCAAAATGTTGCTTAATTAAATTCCACACATTGTTAGCTGGCTAAATTCCCTAGCTAGATGGCCCTATGAAACTAACCATTTTTATAGTTACGAAtttaactttttttaaaaaaaatatcccTGGAATTTAACTAAACTGTAGGGGTCGGCTAGGCCATGAAAATGTTCCCCGCTGCCACGACTTTTCTCTATTCTTTTTGAAAGAGGTCACCGTATAGACCATGTGGTGCACCGCAAGGAACCTTTTTCATTCTTCCCTGGATAGCTTATATACTCCTACCACATATAATATGTGGTGCACCAGCAAAGAATATATTACACGGGAAAAGTAACCATCACGCCACACTTTTCGCAACATTACCGAAAGCATTTATTGCCGTTGATCTTGGATCATACTTatcaaatttgcctagttggcatgcatgatactactatgatactcccattacgaccagcctaacgGGGCTCAAAATTTATGCTGTGGAGTAGGACTCGAACTCTAGCCCTCATCATTCCTTTTTTATTTTAGCACAGTCGATGTCATTCTATGAATGTATGCATGCACGCACACTCTATCCCTATAAACGTCTCCGAGAGACTGACCCAATACATCATCTTGAGATTGCCGAAGTCGCTACAGACGCCGCGAGCGCCATTGTCAAGTTTAGGAGTTGAACTCTAGTGGATTGGGGATACCGCTACCCTCCTAACCATCGAACCACATGTTGATTTGTGCCCTCATCATTCAAACTGTACAAGACTAACCAACTCTGCTAGCAATTGGATGTGTATGGTTTCAACTAAAATTACATGTAAATTGCAATTTTGAATTTGTACAAACTCATTGAAGTCTGCATGAACCTTCGTTACTTAAGCATCGTAGGcttgataacttatgtacaaacatagtaataactttttGACTCAGacaaaaaagttgttgaaaaaaaTACCCCTAATAATTTTTATGTAAACAACATGGTAATATATGCACCGCATACATGATAAACAGCATGAAAACAATATTAATGTACATGTTCAAAGATTTATACTCACCGAGGGCACTTTGGTTACAAATTAATGCCCTTGCTTATGCCGTGCGCATTCTGGGCAAGTGAAGCTTTTTTGCAAAATGGTGCTTAAATTCCACACACGTGCTCTCCCTAGCTAGATGGCCCTAGGAATTTTACCTTTAGAAGGCCCTAAGAATTTATTAAACTGCAGGGCTAGGCTAGGCCATGAAAATATTCCCCCATGATGGGTTCTTTGAATTCTTTTCAAGATGGCTTTCCACAGATGACGGATTAATTAATACCTTACTCTGCACGTGTTTGCAACAACAACTGGAAATAAATCTAGTTGGgggggagcggggggggggggggggggggacgagacttgcctgctcccccagCATGCTCCCATCcatgctcccgcatacgtggcatgatttaattggaacaaaataaggcccggccccatccccttaaaatcaggggggggggagatgattagtttagaaagaaaaaggaaaaaaggacagCCATAGGAtggagtgggagcacggatgggagcatggcgagggagcaggcaagccggatccggggggggggggggggggggggtttgatgGATGACCGGGCGGCGGCAAACTAGCTAGGCAACTGGGCCTGGGCGGGGGAACACATCAATAGCAAGGTTTAAAACTCGAGTGACCTTCACAACAATGCAAACAACTTCTTGCAAAAAAAAAAGTGCAAGCAACTGAACAATAGCAGGTCCCTAATTTGCAGTCAAATACTACACATGAGTCTGCATTTCTTTTGTCCTAGTCCCATTTTGCAATCACATACAGATAAGTCTGCATTTCTTTTATCCTTTGTGAATGTTCACCCGTACGATAGTCCTGCGTACGTAGAACGCATGTGTTGTCGTCTACATGCCTCTGGCCACAAATTAAATTAAGAACACAGCGTTGCCAGCGTTACTACTTGCTATTTTTGGGTCGTTCGGTGAGCTTAGATTTGCTCACATTTGCGTTAAAAGCCGTTCAGCACGTCACGTCAATGCATGTATTGTAACTAACATGTGTGTGAACATCCAACACATGCCAGTATTGCTCTGCTTTTCAGTTCGAAGTGCTTTTCAGCTCACTTTCTCCGCTTCATACTGTTGTCAAAAAGGTTTAGCGCGTCACATCCACTCACGGTTTGCAATTGGTAGGGAATATTCAGAACAATGCATGTGGTGGCATATaacgagagcaacatcacaatgctaCATGGCGCTTTGGCGAATGTGACGTGCCTAATCAGTTTTGCCGATTTTCATTGTTATTTGCAGGATTTATGTTTCTTTAGTGCCAtgattttttttgttatttttaatATAATTCCTTCCTCATTTTATTCTTCttgaattttatttttttgaaacggaggcaaaatacTTCTCCGGTCCCAATAGTAAAAGAGAAGTAGAATTGCCCAATTAATTAGCGGAAAATCAGATGGATACTGTCACAATAGCCAACCACAACAAAGGGCAACATTGGCCGTCCTGACTacgcacacaaacacacacacacatcatcgaGAAGGAAATCACCATCGAGGTTGCCAAGAAGCCAACGACTACGAGGTCTTCATCAATGACCACCAATGAAGCCCCATCACAAAGGACGTTGTTACCCATGCTGGCCCATGCCAAACAAATGACCACCCAATTCGTGACCAAACTCCGACGACGAACATTGTAGGAGAAAAGCATTAAGCCTAGGCCAATCAGGCCCATGCAACCAACCAATCTTCTCATTGTCGTCGTCACTACCAAAGTTCAGCCGCTACCCAACTCCTCTTGATGTTGTCATTGTTACCGAACCAAGAGGCCACACCTCTCGATCCAGGGCCACTCTTCAGCATCCTCGCAGCAAGCAGGAACATAACCCACAAACCAAGACAACTCCACGACGATGCTTGAACATAGCATGTGCAATCCTCTTCCACTAGTTGCACATAAAATTCATGGACTGGTGGGAAACTCCAGTTCTCCCACACATGGATCTCTCTCTTAGTTTCAAAAATAGCCTGCAAAGAGGGAAGAGTGTGCGCGCGTATATATGAACGTCTGCGGCTGTATTGTgttaagaaacaaaaaaaaacaatagcCTGCAAAGTTTTGTTTGGAAGTTTCAACCTGTTCAAAACACAATCATTTTGGCAACTCTAATTCGCCCACACTAAAGCGCATGCTCTATATCAAATCTAACTTTATGTTTCGGGTTGACCCCAACCAACCAGTTTCCGCAACATATTTGTTGTGCTGCTTCCTCCATTCAGAAATACTTGTCCgaggaatgaatgtatctagatgtattttagttttagatacatttaTTTGTattcatttctacgacaagtatttccggacggatggAGTACTTGTTTGCGAGGGACTTTAAATGCTACCCAAAAGGAGGGCAGCAAAAGGGCAATTTAAAACCAACATGCAGTTATCCGACGGTAATTTTTTGTTGATTGTGTGGCAGGGTTTAGGAAATCGGAGACGTTGGACCTCTCGCTATGAAAGCATAAAGAAAGAAAACGTGAGTTTTACAAGACAAGTTACTGTCCGGTGATGACGTGACACTGGTCTGTTTGTGGCTTGCTAGCTCTACACGATCGAGAAGCTTTGCTGAATCAAATAAAGTTGGATGGTGACCGAGCGAGCGCGAGCCACGAGTGACAGCCAATACGCGGGCCAGGTATACAGATAGCTCGTCTGGATAGCAACGGCTACTAGAAGTCCAAGACGGTCAACGGCGCCGCCACGTACAAGCTAGTCGCCGGCCGGTACCGACCTGCACGACCGGTCCGCTTTCGGACAAGTCATCAGAATCCTAATCCTAAGAGCATATACAGTCGGGAGTCTCATACATCCGGGCGGGTTGCCTGATCACCGTTCGGTCATAATTTTTTGACCCGGACGACCTTTTCAAATGATCCTCAAATGTTCGGGCTAACCGGCACCCCTTATATTCAGCCTAACTATGAGGCGTTCGGAAACGCCCGCCACGTTGTATCAGGCCTACGCTGGCTCATCTGACCCTACATAAATTTTTCTTCATCTGCTCGCCGTAACAAACCCTAACCACTTCACTCCTCTCCCCTCCACACCCCTCCGCCACATAAACTCGTCTCCGGCATGGTAGGCAGTGGATCCAAGTCCTTCAGCTCCAGATCTGTCGACCCCGCATTACTGGGAAAAGGCTTATAGGTGAACCCCATTGAGTGGCGAGCGAGACAGGGCACCCGCCACAACTATTTTTGAAAACTTGCAGTGGCGGGTAGCAAAACCTACCCGCCATAGTAAACTGACTAACTGTGGCGGGCGCAGAGGACCACCCGCCACACGTATGTTCACCCAGGCGGGACTCGTCTGCGTAACTCAGCTGTGACGGGCAGTTCCTAGCGCCCGCCACATGCAGATGCCGTAGTAGTGGCTGGAAATTCCTAGCAACCACCACTAGTTATCCTTGCCAGCCATCCGTTTTGTCAGAACATAGCTGTGGCAGTCGCTAGTTGCCGCCCATCGCAGCACAGAAACGTTTTATCCCCACGCGCACCCCGTCCTCCTCCACACTTCACTCGCACTGTCCCATGGATCTCGCTCTGGGCGCCGTCGTCGCCTTTGCTTCGCCGTCCTCTGCGCCGGCCCTGTCGGACCCGCCGTCCTCTCGGACACCCCCGTCGGCGTCGCCGTCCTGTTACATGCACCCATCGGCCCCGCCGTCACATTCGCCGTCCATGTCGGTCTCGCCATCGtgttcgccgccccgccgtcgccgctgccaTGGGATCGGTACGATCTCGCCGCCCCCACTGTAGCCGTCACCCACACCAGCGGTCGCGGCCATGGCCCCCACCTACATTGGCAGGGGAGCTAGGGTTAGAGTTAGAGTACGTGGGTTAGGGCCGGGTTACAGCTAGGGTTTGTAGATCGTAGATTGTAGAAATTTTCCTATTCATATTTGTA
This window contains:
- the LOC123131410 gene encoding cytochrome P450 714C2, yielding MELAAALHGAVLATATLALATFVYFLHAAWLSPSATRRRLRSVGFGGPAPKFPLGNLPEIAASLAESNGTLPAGAGVTSDIHGAVFPYFARWRAAFGKVFVYWLGAEPFLYVADPEFLKSATAGAMGRLWGKPDVFRRDRMPMFGRGLVMAEGDDWARHRHIIAPAFSATNLNDMIGIMEETTAKMLGDWSQAVAAAGRSAGAVVDVERGVVRNAAEIIARASFGIGDEGGAKVFEKLQAMQTMLFRSNRLVGVPLARLLHLRKTYDAWKLGREIDALLLDIIDSRRGRQHDAGGQEKKNTDLLSLLLAGNDEAGEAGKKRLMTSRELVDECKTFFFGGHETTALAVSWTLLMLAAHPEWQRALRDELREVTADGPLDAAALSKLTKMGWVLSEVLRLYPPSPNVQRQALQDVAVDGAGTTIPRGTNMWVDVVAMHHDEALWGPDANEFRPERFAAGAQGGCRHRMGYLPFGFGGRICVGRNLTGMEYRVVVAMVLRRFELAVAPEYRHAPRVMLSLRPSDGVQLLLAPLHQHTK